A window of Scomber scombrus chromosome 23, fScoSco1.1, whole genome shotgun sequence contains these coding sequences:
- the LOC134006205 gene encoding low affinity immunoglobulin gamma Fc region receptor II-like isoform X2, with translation MEVTATLIINPDRTQFFRYEYISLSCATPGNSSNWTVKRTTSSRSLVSCGDKFGRLNGSICTIRGVYTADSGHYWCESERGERSNVIDIIVNNGVVILESPALPVREGDTVTLRCSYKERYAENSTSDFPAKFHKPDGLILLQPTGQMSFQVTESHEGLYKCEHPTKGQSPQSFLVVRKVQSTNPPPTLPSPLMTTPRLVCTILLIVLYNAILIVCIIIYRRWARGRAREKKRASHHLQR, from the exons ATGGAAGTAA CAGCCACACTGATCATAAATCCAGATAGAACTCAGTTCTTTCGATATGAGTACATCTCTCTGAGCTGTGCAACGCCGGGGAACTCCAGCAACTGGACAGTGAAGAGAACCACTTCCTCTAGGTCACTTGTTTCATGTGGTGACAAGTTTGGTCGCCTTAATGGGTCCATCTGTACCATTAGGGGTGTCTACACAGCAGACAGTGGGCATTACTGGTGTGAGTCTGAGCGTGGGGAGAGAAGCAACGTCATCGACATCATAGTCAACA ATGGCGTCGTGATCCTGGAGAGTCCTGCACTTCCTGTAAGAGAAGGAGATACAGTGACCCTTCGCTGTTCCTACAAGGAAAGATACGCAGAGAACTCAACTTCAGATTTTCCGGCTAAATTCCACAAACCAGATGGATTAATTTTGCTTCAACCTACAGGACAGATGAGCTTCCAAGTGACCGAGTCTCATGAAGGCCTTTACAAGTGTGAACATCCCACAAAAGGACAGTCTCCACAGAGTTTTCTGGTCGTGAGAA AAGTTCAGTCTACAAACCCTCCTCCCACTCTGCCTTCTCCTCTCATGACTACGCCCAGGCTGGTGTGCACCATCCTGCTGATAGTCCTCTACAACGCCATCCTCATTGTGTGTATAATCATTTACCGGAGGTGGGCTCGAG GTCGAgccagagaaaagaagagagctTCTCATCATCTGCAGCGATGA
- the LOC134006205 gene encoding low affinity immunoglobulin gamma Fc region receptor II-like isoform X1, whose product MRTSSLCVLIWLLLQLSYTFCDQLMAQTTDSRDFTNGTATLIINPDRTQFFRYEYISLSCATPGNSSNWTVKRTTSSRSLVSCGDKFGRLNGSICTIRGVYTADSGHYWCESERGERSNVIDIIVNNGVVILESPALPVREGDTVTLRCSYKERYAENSTSDFPAKFHKPDGLILLQPTGQMSFQVTESHEGLYKCEHPTKGQSPQSFLVVRKVQSTNPPPTLPSPLMTTPRLVCTILLIVLYNAILIVCIIIYRRWARGRAREKKRASHHLQR is encoded by the exons ATGAGGACTTCATCACTCTGCGTACTGATCT GGTTGCTATTACAACTATCTTACACTTTTTGTGATCAGCTGATGGCACAAACAACAGACAGCAGGGATTTCACAAATGGAA CAGCCACACTGATCATAAATCCAGATAGAACTCAGTTCTTTCGATATGAGTACATCTCTCTGAGCTGTGCAACGCCGGGGAACTCCAGCAACTGGACAGTGAAGAGAACCACTTCCTCTAGGTCACTTGTTTCATGTGGTGACAAGTTTGGTCGCCTTAATGGGTCCATCTGTACCATTAGGGGTGTCTACACAGCAGACAGTGGGCATTACTGGTGTGAGTCTGAGCGTGGGGAGAGAAGCAACGTCATCGACATCATAGTCAACA ATGGCGTCGTGATCCTGGAGAGTCCTGCACTTCCTGTAAGAGAAGGAGATACAGTGACCCTTCGCTGTTCCTACAAGGAAAGATACGCAGAGAACTCAACTTCAGATTTTCCGGCTAAATTCCACAAACCAGATGGATTAATTTTGCTTCAACCTACAGGACAGATGAGCTTCCAAGTGACCGAGTCTCATGAAGGCCTTTACAAGTGTGAACATCCCACAAAAGGACAGTCTCCACAGAGTTTTCTGGTCGTGAGAA AAGTTCAGTCTACAAACCCTCCTCCCACTCTGCCTTCTCCTCTCATGACTACGCCCAGGCTGGTGTGCACCATCCTGCTGATAGTCCTCTACAACGCCATCCTCATTGTGTGTATAATCATTTACCGGAGGTGGGCTCGAG GTCGAgccagagaaaagaagagagctTCTCATCATCTGCAGCGATGA
- the LOC134006227 gene encoding zinc finger protein 501-like, with protein sequence MEDNQDSEICIVNCVKKEESDSVAVTIDTQGIDNSHSTNIVGGSNAPQHWLPVDIKQEKEEEVEQSVSQGGDLQDITDQDHSKSGKEENQNSWDHTNNPINAEESGSTSATTEKQGIDNSHSTNIVGGSNAPQHWLPVDIKQEKEEEVEQSVSQGGDLQDITDQDHSKSGKEENQNSWDHTNNPINAEESGSTSATTEKQKPKRRNGLKHHRCKHCDKAFTTLQYLQIHQRVHTGEKLHTCEHCGKAFTQDSTLKKHQLIHSGEKPYSCDQCGKTFTQDSNLKTHQRTHSGVKPHNCESCGKAFTRASNLKDHRRIHTGEKPYSCDQCGKTFTQDSTLKKHQRIHSGEKPYSCDQCGKTFTQDSNLKTHQRIHSGVKPHKCEQCGRSFSSRSHLKSHQCIHTGEKLYSCESCGKAFTRASNLKEHRRIHTGEKPYWCEQCGKTFNTDRNLKSHVRIHTGEKPYWCEQCGKTFTHSGSLKSHQCSHSASC encoded by the exons ATGGAGGATAACCAGGACTCAGAGATCTGCATTGTTAACTGCGTTAAAAAGGAAGAATCAGACTCAGTCGCTGTCACTATCGATACACAG gGCATAGATAACTCACACTCAACCAACATAGTAGGTGGCAGTAATGCACCTCAACACTGGTTGCCAGTCgacataaaacaggaaaaagaagaagaagtagaacagTCCGTTAGTCAGGGAGGAGACTTGCAAGATATCACCGACCAGGATCACTCCAAGAGCGGAAAGGAGGAGAACCAGAACTCATGGGACCACACAAACAACCCTATTAATGCAGAAGAATCAGGCTCAACCTCTGCTACCACTGAAAAACAG gGCATAGATAACTCACACTCAACCAACATAGTAGGTGGCAGTAATGCACCTCAACACTGGTTGCCAGTCgacataaaacaggaaaaagaagaagaagtagaacagTCCGTTAGTCAGGGAGGAGACTTGCAAGATATCACCGACCAGGATCACTCCAAGAGCGGAAAGGAGGAGAACCAGAACTCATGGGACCACACAAACAACCCTATTAATGCAGAAGAATCAGGCTCAACCTCTGCTACCACTGAAAAACAG AAACCAAAAAGAAGAAACGGACTCAAACATCACCGCTGTAAACACTGTGACAAAGCCTTCACAACATTACAGTATTTACAGATTCATCAGAGAGTTCATACAGGAGAGAAACTTCATACCTGTGAACACTGTGGGAAAGCTTTCACTCAAGACAGTACtctaaaaaaacaccaacttATCCACTCTGGAGAGAAACCGTACTCTTGTGACCAATGTGGGAAAACATTCACTCAAGACAGTAATCTAAAAACCCACCAACGCACTCATAGTGGAGTGAAGCCACACAA TTGTGAGTCATGTGGTAAAGCGTTCACTAGAGCTAGTAATCTAAAAGATCACAGACgtattcacactggagagaagccctacagctgtgaccaatgtgggaaaactttcactcaGGACAGTACTCTAAAAAAACACCAGCGTATCCACTCTGGAGAGAAACCGTACTCTTGTGACCAATGTGGGAAAACATTCACTCAAGACAGTAATCTAAAAACCCACCAACGCATTCATAGTGGAGTGAAGCCACACAagtgtgagcaatgtgggagaAGTTTCTCTTCACGTAGTCATCTAAAAAGCCACCAATGCATCCATACTGGAGAAAAACTGTACAGTTGTGAGTCATGTGGTAAAGCGTTCACTAGAGCTAGTAATCTAAAAGAGCACAGACgtattcacactggagagaagccatACTGGTGTGAACagtgtgggaaaactttcaatACAGACCGTAATCTAAAAAGCCATGTGCgtattcacactggagagaagccgtactggtgtgagcaatgtgggaaaacttttaCTCATAGCGGTAGCTTAAAAAGCCACCAATGCAGTCACTCAGCATCGTGTTGA